In the Cygnus atratus isolate AKBS03 ecotype Queensland, Australia chromosome 10, CAtr_DNAZoo_HiC_assembly, whole genome shotgun sequence genome, AAAGAGTGGTGTCACCTCTTTTCAATAAGTGGGAGGGAACAGGCACCACAGGAAAGCAGCTGAGTACATTCTGGGGCATAAGATGAGGATGGGGAATGTTGCTGATCTTCTGCATATGTTGCTGATCTTATCACCTTGCTATGTTCACAGAGCCATTatcagctgcagctgtgtcctGGTGCAGATTGTCCTATGGTCATACAGGTACAGGAGCCAAAAGCCCGGCGAGTGCAGTGCAATCGTTGCAATGAGGTCTTCtggtaagaaacagaaaaggttaAAGATCATGGGGAAATTATATGCTGTCCTCAGAGCTACTCCGTTTGCTTGCCAACAGGTTCAGCGTGTGAAAAAGCATCTCAAATGCTTTGCTAGAGTTGTTTGTAACTTGAGTTAGTTTGAGTAATTGGACACTCGGTGTCTGACTTCTGCAGGTGGTCAGCCTTCCCCTTGCTCCCTAAACTCCTTGGAGTTGGGTGTTCTGACAGTCAGGGAACACAGGGCTTGAGTAACAAAGGGGttaaaaatcttcctttctgaTTTGCTGGTTGGCTAGGTTACAAATTTTGCTGCAGTCATAGTGAGTGGTAGAGAATCTGGTAATGGTTGTGGAGGCCTTGCAGCTATCTGCTGGTATTGTGTTTTTAGGCTTATTACAAGTTTTTGATCCCCAGAGTGTCTGGTGTGTTTCGAGGCTGACAGGAGAATAAATTTCTGCTGAATAGGAACACTAATGTTCCTTGTCTGCCTCAGGTATAAATGGGGCAAGAGAAAAAAGGTAGCTTGTAGGGCTGCTGAAGGGTATTCTGCTATTGGTCTCCAGCATCACTGCTGTTGAGAATGCCTGTGGAGCACAATACAACTGGTTTagagccccagctccctggtATGTCCATGCAAACAGCCCTTGCTCACCCGGGGCTGTTCGGGTTGTGCTAATGCAGGAGCATGATATCTGTCACTGGAGTTATTTTACTTGTAAAGCCACTGGTATGCTCCAGGCCTCTACACTCGTGTTAGAGCAGGCGTAGGTAGAGTCGGTAGGGAGGGATGTGTCAGCGCTCAGACACGTTCTTGACAGAGAAGGCCTCTTCACTCTCATCCTGGTGCCAGTTTCTGCATAGGAGAGTGGTGGTTTATTGGAGCTCTCACTGTGCAGCGCCTCAGCCTTGGTCTTTGCACTCTGGTAATACGTGAGTGCATTTGTATCCCTTACCCTCACTTGGCCTCCCAGATTTTGGTCATCAGGAAAACCTCAGTTCTTGAATAACTTCCCTGGAAATTGATATGatgtgtctttttcttcttttctctattAAGCTTTAAGTGTCGGCAGATGTACCACGCACCTACAGACTGTGCTACCATCCGGAAATGGCTCACCAAGTGTGCAGATGACTCCGAAACAGCCAACTACATCAGTGCTCACACTAAAGATGTAAGGCCAAGCACCTGCGTGTTTTTCCTTGTCCTCTAGTCCTGCCTGGGAAGCAAGCTACAATTGTGTACATACTTAGCATCGCGTGCTGCTTTTTCACAGGCTGTAAATTCTCCCAGCTTTCTAAGGACAGTGACACAACACAGCTGGATGTGCTGGGAATGTTTTGTGCAGGAGGTccagctgccctcctgcagcatgGTCCTCACTCCAGACCTAGTGTGAATGTCTTTGGCAGCCAGGTGTGCTGCCCTCCCATGGGCAAAAGGCAGAATTGTGGCTGCTTCAAAATGACCAGTGACGGTatatttcaaatggaaagagAGGGTGCAAGAGTCAGTACATGCTGGTGGTGTTTAATCCTGAACACCTGTGTGGAGTACTGTGAACTAGGTGAAGGAGATAGTCCTGAtttggcaaagaaaacaaaagggtGTTAGATGAAATCTGTAACTTAGATGGTGAAGTACTTCGAGTAGATTTAGactcaggaaaaatatatagtaCTACATATTGTGCACTCTAGTCTATCTGTAGAATTATCTTAAAAGGTTGTAGATAAACGGCTAGATTAGCTGTCTGTAGACTGGAACTTTAAGTTTCTTTGGGGAATTTTGTGGCCTGAATTCAAAATAGTTCTTAGTCGGCTGGCATTTATTTTACCACAGCTGATGGCAATTGTAACAGTGCTAATTAGGCACAAGCTTCAGTTATGTTAGGAAAGTGCGTAATTAGACTAGAGACCCtaaatacctttctttttctggagaGATGTCAACATGTGATGGCGCTGTGTTTGCTGTGCTCATTTGTAAATATAAGGTTCTGTTATATTCAGCGTTGTCGTGGCACACATTTTACCTGCTGTTAAAActtataaaaaaacaacaaaactcgATTCCTTCTTTGTACCTATGCAACCCAAAAAATGTTCCTGAACTTGACACCCCACGGCATCAGTGGACTGCTGATGGAGCAAAGAAGTGTGCAGCTTACTGTGGTCAGACATTCTCTTCTACTAGCTAAGTTATCATCTGTTAGGGGCTGTTGAAGGCAGGATACAGAGCTGGTTATCTTGTCTAAGTAGCTGTGGAAGCTTCTGTCACGTGTGCCTGTACCTGGGCAACTGCTAAATGCTGTCTGAGATCTTCAGTTTTAGGAGTAACAGCAGCAAACTTGTTTTCTGGAGCAAGCAGTCCAGTGCTGCTGTGTAACATCCCTggctttctgcctcctttttaAATTGAGCTGCCAGTAATTGGTGGGAGTAAGAGTGTGtatatgttaatattttcacatctgcatatttaaaaaaaaagagggagggaggggaagccAGGGTAGAATAATCATGCAAGCATTGTCATTCTCCAGAAATCTGCTAGAGACAGAGTTGGGTCTAACAAATGCTTCTGTTTCCCCAGTGTCCGAAGTGCAATATCTGTATTGAAAAGAATGGAGGCTGCAATCACATGGTGAGCAGTTCCCTGAACGCATCAGATCTTCCTTGTTCtaagcagaattttttttccacttcccaCTAACCAGTGCCTCctgtcttctctttcagcaaTGCTCCAAATGCAAGCATGGTAAGTAGaatttggaaaacagttttctcaGTAATGGGGGTTAGAGatgttctcttctcttttttgtgCTATAAAGGTGAACTGTCAACACCggccaattttctttttttcccccctagtAAAAGGTCAACAGGGTTTTAATTACAGCCTTGCGTGGtagcttttttccccattgtctATGATCTCAGCTGGGTTCTGATTCAGCGCTAGTTTGGCTCCCTCTCCCTGACATGTCCAATAAATAGAGAAGTGTTCATCTCTGCTGTAATATTAACAGTGGAAATGATCTTATTAAATGCTTTCCATGTAAATGTACTTATCATCAGCTGAAAATACTGGCAGAACTGATCTTTTTACTCAGATCAGCTTAAGTCCTTCTGCTCGCTGATAGAAATAATGAGGCACAGCCCAGCTGAAACTGCAGGAGTTGTGAACTGTTCCGCATAACATTATCTGTTGGATTTCTTAGTCCACCCCTGTGCAATTAGCGGCCGAACTGTCTTTGGTCCATTGTGTGCTCCGACAAAGTGACAGCCTGTTCTTGCAAAGATCTTCTCGTGgcagaattaatttctgttgCCTTGGAGCAAGATAGCTCGTGTTCAGGCCCTTTGTGTTGTGTGCTGCTAGGAAATATTATAATATCAGAACCTTATTTGGATGATGATTAAAGATTGCTGtcctttctcatttcctttgctttgggGTCCTCAGCAGCACTGGATGTGATTTGATGGAGCTCTGTGACAAGGGTGAGCAAGCAAGTGCAAAGGTACCATGGTGACTAGCACTCGAGAAGGCTGGTGAACTCTGGAAATAGCAATTTCAGTCTCTCGTAATCAGTGATACAAAAGTGATTCTTATTGTAGCAACTTAAtctccatcttttttcctttctagcaGAACACTCACAGCCTCGCTCTGAAATCAGGAAACCGTTAAACGGGTTTTGCTATTGCTCTCTTTCCTCCACTTTCTTCCCAGTTCAGTGGCTCCTAACTTGAAGCGTTATTAACCACTGATACCTGAAGTCACCCAGGTAGTTCTCTCTTTGAGAGAGCTGAGGGCAGACTTCTGCATGAGAtagttttcttttggatttgATTGTTCGTATTTTATTCAGCCAGAGATTCGCATGGGGCAGTACGCCAGCAGTGGGGAGGATGCATCTCACAAATAAGACCACAGCCCGCCTCTTCTTTAACCCGGAGTGACAGCCTGTGCAGAGCACAAGATCTGTGCATGGGTCTTGGTGTAcagaatgcagcactccagggtTTACTTTCCATAATTGCACAGGAGGCTGTACAGTGAAAATCTTCGAGACAGGCTGGTATTTTTGGCTCACTGGTGTGTTCTGTTTTGCAAGATGAtacaaaatgtatatttcttGGCTTAGCAGAAATAGCTGAAAGCAGATGGGTTGTGTCTCCTGAAGCTTTTCTCTCTTAAAGATGTGGTTTTTTTCTGGGCATCACAGTGggtttttcactgttttctgcagaCTTCTGCTGGATGTGTCTGGGAGACTGGAAGACTCATGGCAGCGAGTACTACGAATGCAGTCGGTACAAAGAGAATCCTGATATTGTAAACCAGAGTCAGCAAGCACAGGCCAGGGAGGCCCTTAAGAAGTACTTGTTCTATTTTGAGAGGGTAGGAGACATCTCTTTGGCCAGAGCTGCTGTAGCCTTTTAATGCTCCCTGCCTGGTGCAAAGGTCATTGCCAGCAATCTCCGTGCAAGAAACTGCCCAAAGAGAATTTGTGCTGAATTTTCAGGCCCTGTTCTTTCTTACTTAGTCCCGCCCTGTGAGTCCCATCCAAATGACTAATGTCATCCCCAAAGCAAATCACATTTGCTCCTGCGTTTCCCTGTGCTAGAGAAAATCAGTATTACCCCTGTGCCACTatattgttttcctgcaggctgggtgctgctgcagtaGGTAGATATTGCTCctattatttcctttcaagaTTTGGGAACTTCAGTTCCTTGCAGTATGtctttataaaaacaaagaataaattctCTTATGTTCAAAACTCCATTGGCTGTAGCAAAGCTTTCCTAAAGGGTCacataatcacattttttttaattgcagtcaCAGCACCTCTGTCCCCACAGCTGATTCAATGCACCTGGACATATGGTGCAATTCTAGAACAGCATCTCTAGAAGAGAATGTGGTAGAGGTTCGattctgctgcatttcagtgcaCTTGTTTTCCCCGTTAAAATGAGTTTATTCTTCATACTATGAGCCAAGTCctatgataaaataaatgtgttcatTCTTGGCTCTCTAGACCAACAGGCTCTGGGAAATGGCCATGCTTACAGTGTGCATGTGGCTGTTGGAGTTCACTGAGCCCGTGTTAAATGTTAATTTGAACTCTTGTCCTTTCTGTAGAAATCATTTAAGTAGGGGAATCACTGTTACTCTCCACTGTGTTAGATACAAGGTCACTGTGCAACCAGAGGGCATTCCCGTTCTGAGGAGCTGGGTTTGCTCCCTGCTCTTTCCTGCCATCAGTCTGTTGCACACAGCCTCTGCTACTTGCTACTGGAGCCGCTGCCTTGCTGTTCTTTCCCACAGCATGTTTTGCCTTGCTGGACTCCTGTCCCACTTTGATTTCTGCTTGCTAGAGCTTGTGCTTTTACAGCAAAAGTATTCTGGTctcatgctgttttttcctttccccttctccccaccccttGCAGTGGGAGAATCACAATAAAAGCTTGCAGCTGGAGGCACAGACGTACCAGCGAATCCAGGAAAAAATCCAGGAAAGAGTTATGAACAACTTGGGAACGTGGATAGACTGGCAATACCtacaaaatgctgcaaaactCCTTGCAAAGGTGGGTAGGTGTGGCTTGTTTGGTGCAGAGAAGAGAATCTACACACGAGAATGCTGAATTCACAACACCTAGTGAGAGGAAGGGAATTTGGGGATTATGGATGTGTGGGACAGTACCTCCTTTCTAGGTCATGAACTAGCCAAAAATTATCTGGAAGTGACCTCTGGAAAGTTACACTTTAACTGTACAGATCCTTCCAAGGAAGGTGTAGGAAGTTCCAGCATCAAGTGTCCAGTCACCCTTGTCAGCAGGTAGCTCATTGTAGTGACTGTAGACAACTGACTGTGCCAGGTCTGAGCTCTtgtccttcttttctctctctcttcccctctggCCCCCCACAGTGTCGTTATACCCTGCAGTACACATATCCATATGCCTACTACATGGAGTCTGGTCCCAGAAAGAAACTGGTAagatgttttgctcttttttcgCTTACAGCTTTTTGGGGTGTAGCTGGCAGCATGCTGGGATGAATGAATAGACAGACATCCCTCTTCAATTCCACAACTTGAGTGTCTGAAATAGTAGTCCTGAGTTTGAGGTAAGGACAGGACAAACGTACGTGGTTTTGCAACTTTTCTCCTCACTTTGAGTGGACCAGCAGCTCAGTCCTCTGATGTGTTACGTTGTTTTCCCAGGGCAGCACTGCACTTTCACTAACAAGCAAtttatccaaaatattttgaggcTTGAAGTGTACATTTGTTCCTTGGTAAGGCTGTCACAGTGCTGTGGCTATTATCCAAGCTCTTCCCGTAGCATCATGTGCAGTCTCTCAGGCTGTGCACAGATGTTCTTGCGGAGCTGACTGTGCCAGTGGAACAAGTTACTACTCCCAGCAGTGGTTAGCAGtccctcagctctgcctgcagagctgctcacagGAGCATTTCCTGACCCACTTATTGGCAGAGTGAGCTGACTTAGTAGGTATTTGTGGCTTGTAGTGTTTCTAGGCTGACATGGTTAATTTTGAGTGAGGCAGGTTGGGGAGTGCTCACACAAGGAACTCCTGGAAGCTAAAGGCAGATCAGGAGGAGGCACAAacctgctctgccagcacagctgtcaGCAGAACACATTTGTCTGCTCCTCAAGTATAGCTTGTGGAATGAGGCTGCTCCACTAAGCCAGTTTCTTGTTGCTGTCTctaattttgctgtttgcagtttGAATACCAGCAGGCCCAGCTGGAAGCTGAAATTGAAAATCTCTCATGGAAGGTGGAGCGAGCAGACAGCTATGACAGAGGGGTGAGTGTTCTGCTTGCTTGAGCCTGCTGGCCAGATTTTGTAATGGTCAGGCTTACCACTTCTGCAGGAGAGCTAAGGCAGTTCAGTGAGGATGCTGAGAGACTAGACCCAGAATCTCGCCGTTCTTCCTTTAGCCAGTGGGTGTTGTAAAAATGGAATGCTCACTGCTTTatgggagaggagggagggctGCAGTGAGTCCTGGAGAACTGAAGCAGAACCAGCAGAAGTGTGGAGGAAGCTGCCTGTAGACCTCTGGTTAAGAGCAGACTCCTTAAGTGCTTGGCTTTTTAGACAGAGCAAGAGCTGGGTAACTGCAGTCAGCCTATGTCAAAAGGAAACAGGATCTGTAATCTTGTGATCCAGAGCGCACGTGAAGTGTGAAGGTTGGTGTTTATCAGATGAGCTGAGTCCctaaaaagaaatgtacttACCTCTGGGGAATTCACACTAACTGTTTCTACCTTTTGTTTTACCAGGACTTAGAGAATCAGATGCACATAGCGGAGCAGAGACGAAGGACCCTGCTGAAAGACTTCCATGACACATAAGACAGGAGGAAATGACAAAGTGCAGGGGTGAGAGCAGCAAGTGAAGTGATGGCAGCTTCACCAGGATAAGCAGGCACTGCCTCTGGGAGAACACGGCCAAGGACAAAGCCACCCCTCCCCTTGCAAGTCAGACACATGCAAACACCACATCTTAGTCCAGTTTGTTCTcttatctttctgtttctgtttctgccaGGCTAGAGGCCAGAGTCCAGATTGGCATATTTCCTGGGACATTTCCCTCCTGCCCTTGATGGTTTCAAAAGGGGAGGGAGTTTTTCTCTGAATGGCTGTTAATAGTATTAGATCATTACAATTTATGTAATTTTCAACGGTTGTACAATTATACAGACAAACCTTAGAATAACACAcaaccctttttaaaaataaattggcaGTGGAGTGTTTTTCCTTAATCTGCTGGTAAATTTTAATGGgctcttctgctctcttctgctcccttcctctGACCCAGAAATCCTCCTAGGCACCGAAGGATGGTACAAAATAACTCGGCTGTATTTCCTGATGCTCCTTTAGCCAGGACATTGTAGCACTGGCATTGCATGAGGAGAGCTGCTGGTGTTAagagtggctgctgctgtgtctgaCCTGACAGGACCAGCAGTGGCTGTGATTTAGTACAATTACATGTGACATCTCTTTTCTTGTAAATCAGCTGTGCAAAGTCCTGCTGctcaaacaaaagcaaacaggaatTGTAGGGGAGGGAGCAGGTCACCAAGGGGGGGGATAGATATGCCTTGAGCCAGGTCACATTCTGCATTTGATGAATTTTAGGTCTTCCATGTagattttttgctttccttgtttttgtgGGGAGGGTGTTGTATTGCCAAAATGAGTGATGAGGGAATAGTAGCATACAGTTGTTAATCAAAGCTTGGGGCTTTTTCAGGGTGAAACAATCCATGCAACCTGGTAAAGAATACTTGTGCCTGCTGGGTAACATGGTTGAGAAAATTTGATCCCATTCATCAAGGTGAAACTAAAACTCCGCGACACTATGAGGAGGAACGATTATGTACAACACGCTTCCTGGCACTTGTTGGCAATGTGGACAGGCACTTGAACATAGGTGTGCGCTGCTCGTGCAGAGCCTGCACCAAGCCAGGCAGGAAATTAACtagcaaaattaatttatttgtatattagTATCAATACTGGTGAGGACTTATCAGAAAATTGGTTGTTAGGAGCATGTGGAGCTtttctattaacattttttctaatgtaaaatatacactaaaataaaaatatgaaaacctAGTTTATCTTGGTAGGGGTTAacgtgaaaaaaaaaggttgcttaAATGTTGATGCTTGCCTGTTTGCTGTAGGAAGCAGGCCCCGTGTTCAGATTTCACAGGCGTGTGTGTGCCACCTGCACCAGGAGCGGGGGGTGCGCGGCCGGTAAGGTGGAGCTGGAGCCTCTGAGTTGAGGACATCAGGGGGTTCTCTTCCATGCTGTGTGTGGAAACGTTGCCTTTGATGTGTCCTGTCAAGTGACActatataaaaacaacaaaggtTAACCTGGGGGTTGGGGGCGCTAGATTCCTGCGTGTCAGCATATGGGGCCCTTTTCATGTACCCGAGACACGAGGCAAGCTTTCGCAG is a window encoding:
- the ARIH2 gene encoding E3 ubiquitin-protein ligase ARIH2, which encodes MSVDMNSQGSDSNEEDYDPNCEEEEEDEDPGDIEDYYDGVANDVEQQGADAFDPEEYQFTCLTYKESESTLNEHMASLAATLKVSHAVAKLVLVSFHWQISEILERHKSNAAQLLVEARVQPTSSKHAMVHSSHHCAVCMQFVRKENLLSLACQHQFCRSCWEQHCTVLVKDGVGVGVSCMAQDCLLRTPEDFVFPLLPSEELKDKYRRYLFRDYVESHYQLQLCPGADCPMVIQVQEPKARRVQCNRCNEVFCFKCRQMYHAPTDCATIRKWLTKCADDSETANYISAHTKDCPKCNICIEKNGGCNHMQCSKCKHDFCWMCLGDWKTHGSEYYECSRYKENPDIVNQSQQAQAREALKKYLFYFERWENHNKSLQLEAQTYQRIQEKIQERVMNNLGTWIDWQYLQNAAKLLAKCRYTLQYTYPYAYYMESGPRKKLFEYQQAQLEAEIENLSWKVERADSYDRGDLENQMHIAEQRRRTLLKDFHDT